In the genome of Anabrus simplex isolate iqAnaSimp1 chromosome 7, ASM4041472v1, whole genome shotgun sequence, the window AAAGACACACAATCACAAGACTAGCCATTCATGGCTACCACCACAAGTTATGTACCAATAAGAAATTCCACCTACCAAACGGGAAATGCATATGTTCGCTCTGTGGAAAGTGCTGCGAAAAATACCATATTGTGTTATGTTCAAAAAGGACCAAAAGCATCACGCAAATTAGCAAAGAATAATTCCAAATTTgatgtaatcatattgtatatgCCCTTTCGGATGCTTTTCCTATTATATAAATGTTCACCATACGTAACCTACAGGACATGATGACCTGTACGTTAATATGTATAAAAGTATATTATTAGTAGACTATACCAGACAGTTATACTAACCTCTAATTTCGGCTTATTATGGAGGTAAGATTTAAGGCACCGATCACCTTTCTGGCAAGGCGGTGGGACGAAGAGCTGTGCTAAGCTCCATATCGAGTGTGTAACATACACCAAAAACACACAGCCAAAAATCAGAGAAAACGACGGCCACTGCATGCTTCTGCGAGATATCTGACATCCCACATCACTAATTTTATATTTACCTGACGTACCAACACTTCAAAGTATAAATCGATTGCAGTTTTCTCTGTCAAAGAGTAAATGATGACAGTATACAAATTTGTAAAAACTCAAAGCAGTGAGACAAATCGGATCAGGTTTTTGTAAATAATTCTTGAGCAGGATTAGAAAGAAATGTAATGTTATCTCATGAAATCCTAATAAAATACCGCAGTGAATCATGTGAGATGTAATGATGAATATTGATTTCATGATTACAAGACAGAGCGAGAATCGTAGTTGTTCGGTAACTATCAATAGAAATATatcaatatttatgtgattatgttGACGTATCCTAACAGTTCAAGTCTTTACGTCTTATATGTAATCGAAACGATTTTTAGACATATGAAATCGAAAAATAAATTGTGGCTGCTTATTTTACAATCAAGATAGAAGTGCATCGTATGACATGTAAACGTAACTATGTAATGCATCGATTTATTAGAAAAGTGAGGTTAGAATATTCTAAACGTAGTTATTTCAACGACACTTGTATTCCTACCAACCCCAATTTATTTGTCAACTCACCTGTGTTTAGCTACTGTTCAGTCGCGTTTAACTTCAAGGATCAGCTTTTTCTCTTTTTTCCCTTCTTTTTACTGGTATTGAAACAGACTTATGTTGTTCTGATGTAAAACCTATATTGTTTTGAGGAAGTGACTTAGCATGTTATTCATTTCTGTTCTtcacagatttatttattttgcaaagtCAGAAATTCTTGCCAACTCAAAAGGACGATCTTCCATTATGTACTCAAGATCACAACCTAGTTCTGACATGGCATCATTCAAAAAGATATTGAACATCTCAAAACGAATTGCAGTCTTGACAGGCGCAGGTGTTTCAGCAGAATCAGGAATACCTACATTTAGGGGTGCTGGTGGTTTCTGGCGAACATACCAGGCCCAAGACTTAGCAACACCCCAGGCATTTAAAAGGGATCCTTCACTTGTCTGGGAATTTTACCATTATAGAAGAGAAGTGGTTTTTACAAAACATCCTAATCAGGTAGGTCTCCTTAGTATGGTACCGGTATTTTTTTTTAACTTCGTTTTTATGGCTTAGGTAGAAATTGAGTATGACTTACCACACTTTTATACGTATTGTCTCTAGTGAGTAGGGTAAGTTAACACATATTAAGATTCTGAATGCTTATTAATGTTCTTTGTTAAAACTTATCTTTACAGGCTCACCTGGCATTGGCAGAATGCCAAAAACGTTTAGCACATGAAGGTCGGCAGCTGATAATCGTTACTCAGAATATTGATGGTCTCCATCAGCAAGCAGGGGCTGAGAATGTTATCGAACTTCATGGATCTCTCTTCAAGACACGTTGTTTAAAATGTGAAGAGGTCGCAGAAAACCGGGATAGTCCCATTTGTCCTGCATTAGCAGGGAGGGGGTATGGGCTGCACATTattttcttataattttgttaatttcatctttattttCGAAATAGATTGTAAGTAAATTAGACTAGGGCCTACCTAAACTATGAATTAATCAATCATcgttgatctacatttagggctgtcgcccaggtgacaaattcccttgtgatgtagatgttgactcccatagggaacctaaaatatttgtcccgaatgagtaaatttataataccaatataatggtccgttattggacattataaattttccagctaactcattcttggttgcctgcctGCGTGCATAcgatgcactagccttgcgtcttgggtggtatgctaagtcccaactgacgagcctaacttagcacacgagggcgaaacgcaggcaaccaagaatgagttagctggaaaatttataatgtccaataacggaccattatattggtattataaatttactcattcgggacaaatattttaggttccctatgggagtcaacatctacatcatttgatggccaggcaggcatcaatttttgaaaatgagacatagctctcatagtgcattggcactgctggtggcttcaagtagcctatgcagtggcctccacggtatgcactagccttgcgtcttgggtggtatgctaagtcccaactgacgagcctaacttagcacacgagagcgaaacgcaggcaaccaagaatgagttagctggaaaatttataatgtccaataacggaccattatattggtattataaatttactcattcgggacaaatattttaggttccctatgggagtcaacatctacatcatttgatggccaggcaggcatcaatttttgaaaatgagacatagctctcatagtgcattggcactgctggtggcttcaagtagcctatgcagtggcctccacggtatgcactagccttgcgtcttgggtggtatgctaagtcccaactgacgagcctaacttagcacacgagggcgaaacgcaggcaaccaagaatgagttagctggaaaatttataatgtccaataacggaccattatattggtattataaatttactcattcgggacaaatattttaggttccctatgggagtcaacatctacatcatttgatggccaggcaggcatcaatttttaaaaatgagacatagctctcatagtgcattgggactgctggtggcttcaaatagcctatgcagtggcctccacggtatgcactagccttgcgtcttgggtggtatgctaagtcccaactgacgagcctaacttagcacacgagggcgaaacgcaggcaaccaagaatgagttagctggaaaatttataatgtccaataacggaccattatattggtattataaatttactcattcgggacaaatattttaggttccctatgggagtcaacatctacatcatttgatggccaggcaggcatcaatttttgaaaatgagacatagctctcatagtgcattggcactgctggtggcttcaagtagcctatgcagtggcctccacggtatgcactagccttgcgtcttgggtggtatgctaagttccaactgacgagcctaacttagcacacgagggcgaaacgcaggcaaccaagaatgagttagctggaaaatttataatgtccaataacggaccattatattggtattatgacaaattccctatcggttgtttagtTGTGtagtcttttgttaaatgatttcaaagaatttggaaatttattgaccatttCCCTTGAATTCCAATCTCCAATTCCTCTTCGTATAAAAGAGTATTTGCCCtaattcatcctcttgaattctGTTTCATCTTAATATTATGATCTTCTCTACTTTTAAAGCCTCCACTCAGGCCTATTTATCTAttgaagtcattccacgccatctcaatTACATGTTTACTTTCCCAAAATGGAGTGACCTTGTAGAATTTCAAAAAGAAAGTAGAAACCTACTCTTTTGCAATCGGCTTtttgttgcactgacacagatacattttatggcaacgatgggataggaaagggctaggaatgggaaggaagtggccatggccgtaattaaggtacagccccagcatttgtctggtttgaaaatgggacaccacggaaaaccaactccaGGGCCACCattagtggtgtttgaacccaccatctcccgaatgcaagctcacatctgcacgccCATAAtctcacagccaactcactcaatGAAACCTATTCTAAATTGAACATATTACAAGAAGTCTCTTATAGTAGCCCATACATTTTATTCCCTTAGGAAGCCTTGTTTGATCCTTTTTGTTGGGCATGTTCCTGGAAAATCAGTATCTTTACTATTTTCAATATTAGTTTAAAGGTGATTTAACATTGATACAGTTTTTCCTTTTAAAAAAGCTATCATTCACTTTTGCCTTTGTTGGCTAGATGTAGTGTTTTCaatgcactgtcttctggtatgggctgaataaattttttactttcattgacctgtctcagtctcgtccttggctgtgacaatatgaaaatgactaagGGAATGAGCAATGCTAAGCTAGtattaccattccttatgcagtcagtccctgttatgaatggtgtgaaaatattgctcatagggtcacttgttgcatgcattttagtgggcttggcagactgatatgtaatagcaacttctggctcagtgaggaaagcagtgagAAACTACATCACtcgtagtatgcctcttcagtgacacctaggctatctatgacagctgtttggAGCTGTGgagtatcaaaccagcctttgggctgaatacccaacatacacatcatTCACTTGTTCTTGGAGACTGGTACCATCATTCAAATCGAGCAACCTAGCATGTGATTTTACATAGTATCCAAATTATAGGAAAGATATCTTTCAATTTAAAAATTCCATATGCACATATGCATTGACTAGGATTTGAACTGTACCTTCCGTAGTGAGAAGCTAGTGTCGATGTACCTCAGCTGTCACACCCCATGGACTTATACACCCTTTTTTGATATATATACCTGTACATATTTGTCCATTTTGTTTCAAGTATTGAAGCTTTGTTAAAAACTTATGCTTGATCAAGCAATTAGCCATCCTTGCATAAATGTAGTTGTTTCAAAATAAACTACTATTATTTACCACGATTAATTTcatcatttttattgttattaggGCACCTGATCCTGGAACAAAGGCTGCAACAATACCTGAAAGAGAGCTTCCTCGGTGTAAAAAGCCAGGATGTGGAGGATTATTGCGACCACATGTAGTGTGGTTTGGAGAAGGGCTAGATTCTGATGTCCTGGAACAAGCTCGTGAGTATTTAACATCATAACGGGCACAGTTTAGTTGTTTTTTATCTGCTGTTAGATATAATTAACATCTAGCAAGTCAGCCAGTGCCTGTGTTCAGACACGCTTGTAATacatggtatgtatgtatgtatgtatgtatgtatgtatgtatgtatgtatgtatgtatgtatgtatgtatgtatgtatgtatgtatgtacaatgaaAATAAAATCTGCAATGGTACAAGTCTCTGAAATCAACAGCCAAACAGCTGGTTGCAGCAGCCAAATCTGCCCATTATAATCATCTATACAAAGAACTGGATACCCTTGAAGTAGAAAACAAAGTATATTACTTGGCAAGAACAGATCACCAAACAACAAACACCAAACTGTTATCGTTCCATTTCAGTAATTGTCacattctagtaattgatgtaTATATCTTCCTTGCGAacaatgtgaccttgccgtggtggggaggcttgcgtatcccaatgaagcagatagccgagccgcaggtgcaaccatatcggatgggtatctgttgagagaccagactaaggaatggttcatcgaaaggggtgtagcagcctttcggaagttgcaagggcggcactctggatgattgactgatatggccttgtaataatactcaacagggCTTaggtgtgttgatactgctacacggctgaaagcaacgggaaactacagccgtaactaactcccgaggatatgcagctctgtctgcatgaatgatgtactgatgatggcttcctcccgggtaaaatattccggaggtaaactagtcccccattcggatctccgggtggggactacacgagagggggcgatcatcaggaagatggatgctgacattctgcgagtcggagcgtggaatgttagaagtttgaatcgttgtggtagattagagaatctgaaaagggagatggatagactaaagttagatgtagttggtataagagaagtacgttggcaggaagaacaggaattttggtcaggtcaaaatcaaacaggggaaaagcaggagttggtttaataatgaataagaaaatagggcagggggtaagctactacgaccagcatagtgaaagaattattgtcgtcaagatagacaccaaaccaacgcccaccacaatagtgcaggtctatatgcctactagctcagcggatgataaggaagtcgaaagaatgtatgaagagacagaagatttaatacaatatgtaaaaggtgacgagaatctaattgtgatgggagactggaatgcagtggtaggccaaggaagagaaggtaatacagtaggagaattcggatggggaaaaaaggaaagaaagaggaaatcggctggttgaattctgcactgatcataatttagtccttgccaatacttggttcaaacaccacaaacgacgactgtatacgtggacgagacctggagacactggaaggtatcaaatagacttcattatgattaggcagagattcagaaaccaggtgttagattgcaaaactttcccaggagcagacatgaactctgaccacaacttgttggtcatgaaatgccatctgaagctgaagaaattgaagaaaggaaagaatgcaaaaagatgggatctagacaacttgaaagaaaagagtgtgagggattgtttcaaggaacatgttgcacaaggactaaatgaaaaggctgaaggaaacacaatagaggaggagtggatagtcatgaaaaatgaagtcagcagggctgctgaagaaatgttgggaaggaagaaaagatcagctaagaatcagtggataactcaggagatactagacctgattgatgaacgacgaaaatgcaagaatgctagaaatgaagagggcagaaaagaatacaagcgattaaagaatgaagtcgacagaaagtgcaaggtagctaaggaagactggctgaaggagaagtgcaaggatgtcgaaggttgtacggtcctaggaaaggtaggtgctgcatataggaaaatcaaggaaacctttggagaaaggaaatctaggtgtatgaatattaagagctcagatggaaaaccacttctagggaaagaagacaaagcagaaagatggcaggaacatatccaacagttgtatcaaggtaaagatgtaggtaatttggttctggaacaagaagaggctgttgatgctgatgaaatgggagacccaattttgaggtcagagtttgacagagctgtgagtgacctaaataggaacaaggcacctggaattgatgacattccctttgaattactgactgccttaggagaaaccagcttggcaaggttattccatttagtgtgtaagatgtatgagacaggagtagtcccatccgattttcggcagaatgttgttatacctattcccaagaaagccggtactgacaggtgtgaaaactatcgcaccattagtttagtatctcacgcctgcaaaatttttacatgtattgtttacagaagaatgggaaaacaagttgaagctgagttgggagatcagtttggcttcagaagaaatataggaacacgtgaagcaatcctggctttatgtctgatattagaggatcaaatcaaggacaaccccatgtacatggcattcgtagatctagaaaaggcattcgataatgtcgattggaccaagctatttaagattctgaaggtgattgggatcatataccgagaacgaagaattatctacaatctgtataaaaatcagtctgcagcaatccagaaaggagtgaggcaaggctgcagtttgtcctccctccttttcagtgtttacgtagaacaggcagtaaaggaaatcaaagagaaatttggaaagggaatcacaatccaaggagaggaaatcaaaaccttgagatttgccgatgatattgttattttatctgagactgcagaagatctcgagaagctgctaaatggtatggatgaagtcttgggtaaggagtacaagatgaaaataaataagtccaaaacaaaagtaatggagtgcagtcaaacgaaggcaggtgattcaAGAAttattaaattaggagatgaagtcttaaaggaagtagatgaatattgttacttgggtagtaaaataactatcgatggcagaagtaaggagggcataaaaatcagattagcacaagcaaggaagagctttcttaagaaaaggaatttgcttacttcaaacattgatataagaattggaAAGAtcttttttgaagactttcgtgttgagcgtggcattgtatggacgtgaaacatggacgataactagctcagaaagaaagagaatagaagcttttgaaatgtggtgttacagaagaatgctgaaggtgagaaggatagatcgaatcacaaatgaagacatactgaatcgaattggcgagaggagatcgatttggctaaatttgatgagaagaagagatagaatgataggacacatcttaagacacccaggacttgttcagttggtttttgaaggaagtgtaggtggtaagaacggtaggggttgaccaaggtatgaatatgacaagcagattagaccagatgtagaatgcagtagttacacagaaatgaaaaggttagcacaggatagggtggcatggagagctgcatcaaacaagtctatgcactgataactcaaacaacaacatatctcATTGAGAGTTTGTCAACTTTGGAGTCCCAGCACTCACAAAATGTTGCGCCAAGGTTATAATTCCAGAGGATACGATGCGCGCTTGTTCACTTACTCACAGGTTGTTGACATTactgtttgagatatagataaccgTGTATGACATGGCCatggcagtggtgattattgttttaagagaaattactAGGCAACTATCTACTAATCAAAAGGAAAAATGgaggagatccgacacttcgaaaaagaaaggtatcggcaaaagaaaaggaagggtcacgaagggcaaaAAAAATGAAAGTCTCTCTAGGCCTTGAAAACCTAATACTGTATCAACGAAGTTGAGAAATAAGACTTGACTCaggacactgacacaagtaagtggaagcaatgccagcgcACCTAGCAGAACCGTTGTCGCCAgcacatgctcccaagttgagagttctTAGTCTCCCTTTTGGTTAACTCAtatgacaggcatgggatactgtagaagttattctaccgcccccacccacagggattatGTGGTCGGGAATTGAGCCAAAATGAACATGTGACGATGAAGGTCTTATGGtatttccattcccctatttgaataaatcTTTCGAATTAGTTATCCTGTAAATAATGGAAACATGAAAGTCACATGCAAATTTTGTTTGAGAACAATCATTTTGAAAGTCTGATTAGTTTTACCTAGTGATGATAACCACTTAGTGTCTCTATGCTAGAAAATACAAAATGgagtaatgtatttttccttgcagactttggtatcattccatccccATGTGAAAAAAAAGTCAATGATTCCCTAAAGACTCGCAtactgtgaagtaattgtaattttactgattacttttatAAAAAGCAattagtaattgtaattgagtataTTATTTTCTGGTAATTGTAATTGAGTCCAAtcaattacttttacttttactttaccCATCACTGATTATTGGCCACTTGTGgcagtgctccaaggtcttcacgatggtCAGCAGTTCCCGACGTGTCATGGAGTATTTCCACCCCCTCCTAGCAGTCCTGCACTTGTGACAGCATCCCACCAGCTCCCACATCACTGGCATTGGTATCCACAATGAACTTCTCCTCAGGCTTAGGGTATCCAAAGACGGATGCCATACAGAGGGACTCCTTCAGGGTACGGAAGGCGGCCTTTGCCTCTGACAACCATTGGTTTCAAGATGTCAGCATAGTCAGCTATAAACTTTGTCGTAGGtaacatcgtaactggtgtaaaaccttcaatatctGTGTTCGGTATATTCTggtcatattttattaaatgctaaattatcttttattaaatgtaaaatatggctaatacatggtttccctgtaaatatgtattataaaatttgtataacctcaaatacgtattgtgtaaaggtttaacctcaaaatctatatagttgaaagcggtagaaaactctataatgtccATATATTCAATTTATTccactataatttggtatatatgaagggttctggaaacttactgtaaggtttattatccaaatacatgt includes:
- the LOC136877547 gene encoding NAD-dependent protein deacylase sirtuin-5, mitochondrial isoform X2 — encoded protein: MYSRSQPSSDMASFKKILNISKRIAVLTGAGVSAESGIPTFRGAGGFWRTYQAQDLATPQAFKRDPSLVWEFYHYRREVVFTKHPNQAHLALAECQKRLAHEGRQLIIVTQNIDGLHQQAGAENVIELHGSLFKTRCLKCEEVAENRDSPICPALAGRGAPDPGTKAATIPERELPRCKKPGCGGLLRPHVVWFGEGLDSDVLEQAHAVLDSCDLCLVIGTSSVVYPAAMFAPSVAARGVPVAEFNLESTPATNEFQFHFEGPSGTTVPEALAP
- the LOC136877547 gene encoding NAD-dependent protein deacylase isoform X1, with protein sequence MTCKRNYVMHRFIRKVRFIYFAKSEILANSKGRSSIMYSRSQPSSDMASFKKILNISKRIAVLTGAGVSAESGIPTFRGAGGFWRTYQAQDLATPQAFKRDPSLVWEFYHYRREVVFTKHPNQAHLALAECQKRLAHEGRQLIIVTQNIDGLHQQAGAENVIELHGSLFKTRCLKCEEVAENRDSPICPALAGRGAPDPGTKAATIPERELPRCKKPGCGGLLRPHVVWFGEGLDSDVLEQAHAVLDSCDLCLVIGTSSVVYPAAMFAPSVAARGVPVAEFNLESTPATNEFQFHFEGPSGTTVPEALAP